A stretch of Solenopsis invicta isolate M01_SB chromosome 9, UNIL_Sinv_3.0, whole genome shotgun sequence DNA encodes these proteins:
- the LOC105201808 gene encoding uncharacterized protein LOC105201808, translating to MQEEPKNTSKLGAIRKIRNASTPIITRTQLDTSSNVSKVTSRSRVTMMPSDIAQSRKIEKKKNTVGKQSIIPSQLSLDTTQRKIDTESKEIELGLLYDAYLQTIMLDLIMKKKTEEKKCLLITQLATVAQEIDQDTKKLIKIKTRERDIINLSLAQKETDAQVTAITKCTRDETFKIVKDVLSKLLSLLEPLDVLRCNGIILPKTQEEWQEALEVLQKCSNVLKDITNLIQSKGETYCTVNAELKNFAEIYDKIENVQKKLEEALCNLQVLILKNASLSLTCNETE from the exons ATGCAGGAAGAACCAAAGAACACTTCGAAATTAGGAGCTATTCGAAA AATCCGTAATGCCAGTACGCCAATTATTACAAGAACTCAATTGGATACCTCATCCAATGTTTCCAAAGTCACCTCTCGTAGCAGAGTAACTATGATGCCAAGTGATATTGCACAGTCGCGAA aaatagagaagaagaagaacacTGTAGGCAAGCAATCAATTATACCATCGCAGTTGTCGTTGGATACAACACAAAGGAAAATAGATACTGAATCTAAAGAAATAGAACTTGGACTTCTTTATGATGCATATTTACAAACTATAATGCTGGATCTTATAATGAAGAAGAAAACGGAAGAGAAGAAATGTCTATTGATTACACAATTAGCCACTGTGGCACAAGAGATTGATCAAGATacgaaaaaattgattaaaattaaaacaagggaacgcgatataataaatttaagtttagcTCAAAAAGAGACAGATGCTCAAGTGACTGCAATAACAAAATGCACTA gagacgaaacatttaaaattgtaaaagatgTGTTATCCAAATTATTATCTCTCTTAGAACCTCTGGATGTATTGCGATGTAATGGCATAATACTTCCTAAAACGCAGGAAGAATGGCAGGAGGCTCTAGAAGTGTTACAAAAATGTTCAAATGTTTTAAAGGACATCACAAATCTAATTCAATCAAAAGGCGAAACGTATTGTACAGTTAATGCTGAACTGaagaattttgctgaaatatatgataaaatagaaaatgttcAAAAGAA attggAAGAAGCCTTATGTAATTTACAAGTATTGATATTAAAGAATGCTTCACTCTCATTAACGTGTAATGAAACTGAGTAA
- the LOC105201807 gene encoding THUMP domain-containing protein 1 homolog — protein sequence METKSTTNTRKRNNRYIANRNDYKKRKFMLQPGMMGFLCTCNYQERGCVTEAYRLLNLFADEKTASDMNKESVPSTTNVLAKKEVDKLLENCDAEDEDISTALEKEIDELRTESKMPLFSRKFQEVDTGVKNMIFIASTLPNPLELVMKIVTKLDTTKEQCTRYLLRLLPIEVVCKAYMDNIKTKASELFEKYFAQEPKTFSIVFNHRSNNSIKRDEIIEDLAEIILKKNPGNKADLKNPDIAVIVEVIRNICLLSIAPKYYKFKKYNLLEICNSTKNKITPKKEIAEPTNEENYEKDSVKISSEKQEEYIDNNDNLDAQIEETELII from the exons atggaGACGAAAAGTACAACAAATACACGGAAAAGGAATAACAGATATATCGCGAATCGTAATGATTATAAGAAGCGTAAATTTATGTTGCAACCTGGTATGATGGGATTTCTATGCACGTGCAACTATCAAGAAAGAGGCTGTGTTACTGAAGCTTACAGATTGCTCAATCTGTTTGCAGATGAGAAAACTGCATCAGATATGAATAAG gagTCTGTACCAAGCACAACAAACGTACTCGCTAAAAAGGAAGTTGATAAATTATTAGAGAATTGTGATGCTGAAGATGAAGATATATCAACTgctttagaaaaagaaattgatgaACTCAGAACAGAAAGCAAGATGCCATTGTTTTCTCGAAAATTTCAA GAAGTAGACACAGgtgttaaaaatatgatttttatagcAAGTACTTTACCTAATCCATTAGAGTTGGTTATGAAAATTGTCACTAAGTTAGACACAACCAAAGAGCAATGTACCAGATACTTATTAAGATTACTTCCAATTGAAGTTGTATGCAAAGCGTATATGGACAATATTAAGACAAAAGCAAgtgaattgtttgaaaaatattttgctcaAGAACCTAAGACATTCAGCATTGTATTTAA tCATCGCAGcaataacagtattaaaagGGATGAAATTATTGAAGATTTggcagaaataatattaaagaaaaatccaGGTAATAAAGCAGATTTGAAAAATCCAGACATAGCTGTGATTGTTGAAGTGATACGTAACATTTGCTTACTCTCTATCGCtccaaaatattacaaatttaaaaaatataatcttctCGAGATATGCAACAGTACAAAAAATAAG atAACTCCTAAAAAAGAAATAGCAGAGCCAACAAATGAAGAAAACTATGAAAAAGATTCAGTTAAAATATCATCAGAAAAACAAGAAGAATATATCGATAATAATGACAATTTGGATGCACAAATTGAAGAAACAGAATTGATTATTTAA